The following are encoded together in the Oncorhynchus nerka isolate Pitt River linkage group LG25, Oner_Uvic_2.0, whole genome shotgun sequence genome:
- the LOC115109455 gene encoding endosome/lysosome-associated apoptosis and autophagy regulator family member 2-like isoform X1 yields the protein MRIANVQPESQTHRSQVPIMPSRSWFIAGSALLLSFRLAFGTKGPHPCTETDYYYEYTECDSTGSRWRVAIPQSHGSCIGLPEPVRGTECTFSCEAGEFLEMSAQECTQCAAGTYSLGSGIRFDDWETIPSGFSSLATYLDNGPHGDDSTTCNSSTWFPQGSYLESNRDECTVSLIYAVHLKKPGSVSFDYQYPDGNLFFEFFIQNDQCQEMDQTADKKWLKLTSHGEWATHTVNLKSGTNILYWRTAGILIGAKVVKPVLLKNVHIEGVAYASECFPCKPGTFSQTPGSSSCQPCPRDTHSGHGASSCTPCNTTTLYAPEGSAECKARPPCSKKDYFQIHTPCDLEGKTQVTYRWVEPQICLVDVAGAETLPPSGDREPCPPCNPGFYNNDTATCSPCPPGTFSDGVKACESCPAGTEPAVGYQYKWWNVLPASMKTSCFNVGNSKCDGMNGWEVAGDHIRSGAGGSDNDYLILNLHVPGFKPPTSATGGAGTEFGRISFEFEMVCSADCELYFMMDVNRKSTRVVASWEGSKVRQSYTHIMTKNASVSYTWAFQRTNQASDVRQNVNNVASIYSISVSNAVDGVSSECRTCALLSQPSGSLCVPCPPGHYIHTSQCTECPPNTHLTSHSTLGPEACKPCGPSSKSNKEHSRCYSDCVFSYSENNVSLSFDYNSLGSVGTLMNGPSFTTKGTKYYHLFNISLCGGEGRRAVCTDNVTDISSADSQKETGEPANAVETLICQSTIIPSSGRGFHTALSSQSISLADTFLGATVALTLDGVKARPDLFPQTTNKVPDVNFFYRSLEVTSSCDKGRNVVVTLRCNPDRSTQGELTVPSPCPAGTCDGCTFHFLWESSGACPQCTSTNYHQIEGACKGGLQDTLYVWTEPKRCVGGVSLPEKKTWPCESMDFLVKMGATIGAFTAALLFSITCYFWKKNKRLEFKYSKLVMSSNKECELPGADSCAVMEGEENEGEMEDEVVYSKKTSLIRKLKAIASRGNGRSYENVQLNSSQSNGLVWG from the exons caTTTTCCTGTGAGGCGGGGGAGTTTCTGGAGATGTCTGCCCAGGAGTGTACTCAGTGTGCAGCAGGTACCTACTCTCTGGGCAGCGGTATTCGATTTGATGACTGGGAAACCATCCCCAGCGGGTTCAGCTccctagcaacttaccttgacaATGGTCCCCATGGAGACGACAGCACTACCTGCAACAG ttcgACGTGGTTTCCGCAGGGTAGTTACCTGGAGTCTAACAGAGATGAGTGTACTGTCTCTCTGATCTATGCTGTCCATCTGAAGAAACCGGGATCAGTCTCCTTTGACTACCAGTACCCAGACGGCAACCTCTTCTTTGAGTTCTTT ATCCAGAATGACCAGTGTCAGGAGATGGACCAGACTGCTGATAAGAAGTGGCTCAAGCTTACCAGTCACGGGGAGTGGGCCACACACACT GTGAATCTGAAGTCTGGCACTAACATCTTGTACTGGAGGACAGCAGGGATCCTGATTGGAGCTAAAGTAGTCAAACCTGTTCTGCTGAAGAACGTCCACATAGAGG GAGTGGCGTATGCGTCAGAGTGTTTCCCGTGTAAACCAGGGACGTTCAGCCAAACCCCAGGCTCCTCCTCATGTCAGCCCTGTCCCAGAGACACCCACTCTGGCCACGGAGCCAGCTCCTGTACCCCCTGCAACACCACAACACTCTATGCAC cgGAGGGGTCAGCTGAGTGCAAAGCGAGACCACCATGCTCCAAGAAGGATTACTTTCAGATACACACCCCCTGTGACCTTGAGGGCAAG ACACAGGTGACCTACAGGTGGGTGGAGCCTCAAATCTGTCTGGTGGACGTGGCCGGGGCTGAAACACTGCCCCCCTCTGGTGACCGTGAGCCCTGCCCACCGTGCAACCCTGGTTTCTATAACAACGACACTGCTACCTGCTCTCCCTGCCCCCCCGGGACATTCTCTGATGGGGTCAAAG cGTGTGAGTCGTGTCCTGCGGGTACTGAGCCTGCTGTAGGTTATCAGTATAAGTGGTGGAACGTCCTTCCAGCCAGCATGAAGACATCCTGCTTCAATGTGGGCAACTCCAAGTGTGACGGCATGAATG GTTGGGAGGTGGCAGGGGATCATATCCGTAGTGGAGCAGGGGGCTCTGATAACGACTACCTCATCCTCAACCTCCATGTACCTGGCTTTAA gcctCCTACATCAGCAACAGGTGGTGCGGGGACAGAGTTTGGCCGTATCAGCTTTGAGTTTGAGATGGTGTGTTCAGCTGACTGTGAGCTGTACTTTATGATG GATGTAAACAGGAAGAGTACAAGGGTGGTGGCGTCATGGGAGGGCAGTAAGGTCAGACAGTCCTACACACACATTATGACCAAGAACGCCTCTGTGTCATACACCTGGGCCTTCCAGAGGACCAACCAGGCCTCTGAC gtgCGTCAGAACGTGAACAACGTGGCAAGTATCTACTCCATCTCAGTGAGTAATGCTGTAGACGGTGTGTCGTCGGAGTGTCGGACCTGTgccctcctctcccaaccctccgGCTCGCTGTGTGtgccctgccctccaggacattacATACACACCAGCCAGTGCACCGAGTGCCCTCCCAACACACACCTCACCTCACACAGCACCCTGGGCCCAGAGGCCTGCAAACCCTGTGGACCATCCAGCAAGAGCAACAAG gaGCACAGCAGGTGCTACAGTGACTGTGTGTTCTCCTACTCTGAGAACAACGTGTCTCTGAGTTTTGACTACAATTCCCTGGGCTCTGTTGGAACACTGATGAACGGACCCAGTTTTACCACCAAAGGAACCAAATACTACCACCTTTTCAACATCAGCCTCTGTGGaggagag GGTAGAAGGGCTGTGTGTACAGACAACGTGACTGACATTTCCAGCGCCGATTCTCAGAAAGAGACAGGGGAACCAGCCAATGCGGTGGAGACATTAATCTGTCAATCAACCATTATCCCCTCCAGTGGGCGGGGCTTCCACACAGCACTATCCTCTCAGTCCATCAGCCTAGCAGACACCTTTCTGG GAGCGACAGTGGCCTTGACTCTGGATGGAGTCAAGGCAAGACCAGACCTGTTCCCACAGACCACCAACAAAGTCCCTGACGTCAACTTCTTCTACCG TTCTCTGGAGGTGACCTCATCATGTGATAAAGGTCGTAACGTGGTGGTGACGCTTCGCTGTAACCCGGATAGAAGCACACAGGGAGAACTCACAGTACCCAG TCCGTGTCCGGCGGGGACATGTGATGGCTGTACCTTCCACTTCCTGTGGGAGAGCTCAGGGGCGTGTCCTCAGTGCACATCCACAAACTACCACCAGATAGAGGGAGCCTGCAAGGGAGGACTACAG gacACTCTGTATGTGTGGACTGAGCCAAAGCGGTGTGTAGGAGGGGTGTCCCTCCCGGAGAAGAAGACCTGGCCGTGTGAGAGCATGGACTTCTTGGTAAAGATGGGGGCGACAATAGGCGCCTTCACCGCCGCACTGCTCTTCTCCATCACCTGCTATTTCTGGAAGAAGAACAAGAG GCTGGAGTTTAAGTACTCGAAGCTGGTAATGTCGTCCAATAAGGAGTGTGAACTGCCGGGGGCGGATAGCTGTGctgtgatggagggagaggagaacgagggagagatggaggatgaggtgGTCTACTCCAAAAAAACATCCCTGATACGCAAACTCAAAGCCATCGCATCTAGG GGAAACGGGAGAAGCTATGAAAATGTCCAGTTGAACTCCTCACAGTCAAACGGGTTGGTGTGGGGGTga
- the LOC115109455 gene encoding endosome/lysosome-associated apoptosis and autophagy regulator family member 2-like isoform X3 — translation MRIANVQPESQTHRSQVEKKETHFNLDVPIMPSRSWFIAGSALLLSFRLAFGTKGPHPCTETDYYYEYTECDSTGSRWRVAIPQSHGSCIGLPEPVRGTECTFSCEAGEFLEMSAQECTQCAAGTYSLGSGIRFDDWETIPSGFSSLATYLDNGPHGDDSTTCNSSTWFPQGSYLESNRDECTVSLIYAVHLKKPGSVSFDYQYPDGNLFFEFFIQNDQCQEMDQTADKKWLKLTSHGEWATHTVNLKSGTNILYWRTAGILIGAKVVKPVLLKNVHIEGVAYASECFPCKPGTFSQTPGSSSCQPCPRDTHSGHGASSCTPCNTTTLYAPEGSAECKARPPCSKKDYFQIHTPCDLEGKTQVTYRWVEPQICLVDVAGAETLPPSGDREPCPPCNPGFYNNDTATCSPCPPGTFSDGVKACESCPAGTEPAVGYQYKWWNVLPASMKTSCFNVGNSKCDGMNGWEVAGDHIRSGAGGSDNDYLILNLHVPGFKPPTSATGGAGTEFGRISFEFEMVCSADCELYFMMDVNRKSTRVVASWEGSKVRQSYTHIMTKNASVSYTWAFQRTNQASDVRQNVNNVASIYSISVSNAVDGVSSECRTCALLSQPSGSLCVPCPPGHYIHTSQCTECPPNTHLTSHSTLGPEACKPCGPSSKSNKEHSRCYSDCVFSYSENNVSLSFDYNSLGSVGTLMNGPSFTTKGTKYYHLFNISLCGGEGRRAVCTDNVTDISSADSQKETGEPANAVETLICQSTIIPSSGRGFHTALSSQSISLADTFLGATVALTLDGVKARPDLFPQTTNKVPDVNFFYRSLEVTSSCDKGRNVVVTLRCNPDRSTQGELTVPSPCPAGTCDGCTFHFLWESSGACPQCTSTNYHQIEGACKGGLQDTLYVWTEPKRCVGGVSLPEKKTWPCESMDFLVKMGATIGAFTAALLFSITCYFWKKNKRLEFKYSKLVMSSNKECELPGADSCAVMEGEENEGEMEDEVVYSKKTSLIRKLKAIASRGNGRSYENVQLNSSQSNGLVWG, via the exons caTTTTCCTGTGAGGCGGGGGAGTTTCTGGAGATGTCTGCCCAGGAGTGTACTCAGTGTGCAGCAGGTACCTACTCTCTGGGCAGCGGTATTCGATTTGATGACTGGGAAACCATCCCCAGCGGGTTCAGCTccctagcaacttaccttgacaATGGTCCCCATGGAGACGACAGCACTACCTGCAACAG ttcgACGTGGTTTCCGCAGGGTAGTTACCTGGAGTCTAACAGAGATGAGTGTACTGTCTCTCTGATCTATGCTGTCCATCTGAAGAAACCGGGATCAGTCTCCTTTGACTACCAGTACCCAGACGGCAACCTCTTCTTTGAGTTCTTT ATCCAGAATGACCAGTGTCAGGAGATGGACCAGACTGCTGATAAGAAGTGGCTCAAGCTTACCAGTCACGGGGAGTGGGCCACACACACT GTGAATCTGAAGTCTGGCACTAACATCTTGTACTGGAGGACAGCAGGGATCCTGATTGGAGCTAAAGTAGTCAAACCTGTTCTGCTGAAGAACGTCCACATAGAGG GAGTGGCGTATGCGTCAGAGTGTTTCCCGTGTAAACCAGGGACGTTCAGCCAAACCCCAGGCTCCTCCTCATGTCAGCCCTGTCCCAGAGACACCCACTCTGGCCACGGAGCCAGCTCCTGTACCCCCTGCAACACCACAACACTCTATGCAC cgGAGGGGTCAGCTGAGTGCAAAGCGAGACCACCATGCTCCAAGAAGGATTACTTTCAGATACACACCCCCTGTGACCTTGAGGGCAAG ACACAGGTGACCTACAGGTGGGTGGAGCCTCAAATCTGTCTGGTGGACGTGGCCGGGGCTGAAACACTGCCCCCCTCTGGTGACCGTGAGCCCTGCCCACCGTGCAACCCTGGTTTCTATAACAACGACACTGCTACCTGCTCTCCCTGCCCCCCCGGGACATTCTCTGATGGGGTCAAAG cGTGTGAGTCGTGTCCTGCGGGTACTGAGCCTGCTGTAGGTTATCAGTATAAGTGGTGGAACGTCCTTCCAGCCAGCATGAAGACATCCTGCTTCAATGTGGGCAACTCCAAGTGTGACGGCATGAATG GTTGGGAGGTGGCAGGGGATCATATCCGTAGTGGAGCAGGGGGCTCTGATAACGACTACCTCATCCTCAACCTCCATGTACCTGGCTTTAA gcctCCTACATCAGCAACAGGTGGTGCGGGGACAGAGTTTGGCCGTATCAGCTTTGAGTTTGAGATGGTGTGTTCAGCTGACTGTGAGCTGTACTTTATGATG GATGTAAACAGGAAGAGTACAAGGGTGGTGGCGTCATGGGAGGGCAGTAAGGTCAGACAGTCCTACACACACATTATGACCAAGAACGCCTCTGTGTCATACACCTGGGCCTTCCAGAGGACCAACCAGGCCTCTGAC gtgCGTCAGAACGTGAACAACGTGGCAAGTATCTACTCCATCTCAGTGAGTAATGCTGTAGACGGTGTGTCGTCGGAGTGTCGGACCTGTgccctcctctcccaaccctccgGCTCGCTGTGTGtgccctgccctccaggacattacATACACACCAGCCAGTGCACCGAGTGCCCTCCCAACACACACCTCACCTCACACAGCACCCTGGGCCCAGAGGCCTGCAAACCCTGTGGACCATCCAGCAAGAGCAACAAG gaGCACAGCAGGTGCTACAGTGACTGTGTGTTCTCCTACTCTGAGAACAACGTGTCTCTGAGTTTTGACTACAATTCCCTGGGCTCTGTTGGAACACTGATGAACGGACCCAGTTTTACCACCAAAGGAACCAAATACTACCACCTTTTCAACATCAGCCTCTGTGGaggagag GGTAGAAGGGCTGTGTGTACAGACAACGTGACTGACATTTCCAGCGCCGATTCTCAGAAAGAGACAGGGGAACCAGCCAATGCGGTGGAGACATTAATCTGTCAATCAACCATTATCCCCTCCAGTGGGCGGGGCTTCCACACAGCACTATCCTCTCAGTCCATCAGCCTAGCAGACACCTTTCTGG GAGCGACAGTGGCCTTGACTCTGGATGGAGTCAAGGCAAGACCAGACCTGTTCCCACAGACCACCAACAAAGTCCCTGACGTCAACTTCTTCTACCG TTCTCTGGAGGTGACCTCATCATGTGATAAAGGTCGTAACGTGGTGGTGACGCTTCGCTGTAACCCGGATAGAAGCACACAGGGAGAACTCACAGTACCCAG TCCGTGTCCGGCGGGGACATGTGATGGCTGTACCTTCCACTTCCTGTGGGAGAGCTCAGGGGCGTGTCCTCAGTGCACATCCACAAACTACCACCAGATAGAGGGAGCCTGCAAGGGAGGACTACAG gacACTCTGTATGTGTGGACTGAGCCAAAGCGGTGTGTAGGAGGGGTGTCCCTCCCGGAGAAGAAGACCTGGCCGTGTGAGAGCATGGACTTCTTGGTAAAGATGGGGGCGACAATAGGCGCCTTCACCGCCGCACTGCTCTTCTCCATCACCTGCTATTTCTGGAAGAAGAACAAGAG GCTGGAGTTTAAGTACTCGAAGCTGGTAATGTCGTCCAATAAGGAGTGTGAACTGCCGGGGGCGGATAGCTGTGctgtgatggagggagaggagaacgagggagagatggaggatgaggtgGTCTACTCCAAAAAAACATCCCTGATACGCAAACTCAAAGCCATCGCATCTAGG GGAAACGGGAGAAGCTATGAAAATGTCCAGTTGAACTCCTCACAGTCAAACGGGTTGGTGTGGGGGTga
- the LOC115109455 gene encoding endosome/lysosome-associated apoptosis and autophagy regulator family member 2-like isoform X2, with the protein MHRAFSCEAGEFLEMSAQECTQCAAGTYSLGSGIRFDDWETIPSGFSSLATYLDNGPHGDDSTTCNSSTWFPQGSYLESNRDECTVSLIYAVHLKKPGSVSFDYQYPDGNLFFEFFIQNDQCQEMDQTADKKWLKLTSHGEWATHTVNLKSGTNILYWRTAGILIGAKVVKPVLLKNVHIEGVAYASECFPCKPGTFSQTPGSSSCQPCPRDTHSGHGASSCTPCNTTTLYAPEGSAECKARPPCSKKDYFQIHTPCDLEGKTQVTYRWVEPQICLVDVAGAETLPPSGDREPCPPCNPGFYNNDTATCSPCPPGTFSDGVKACESCPAGTEPAVGYQYKWWNVLPASMKTSCFNVGNSKCDGMNGWEVAGDHIRSGAGGSDNDYLILNLHVPGFKPPTSATGGAGTEFGRISFEFEMVCSADCELYFMMDVNRKSTRVVASWEGSKVRQSYTHIMTKNASVSYTWAFQRTNQASDVRQNVNNVASIYSISVSNAVDGVSSECRTCALLSQPSGSLCVPCPPGHYIHTSQCTECPPNTHLTSHSTLGPEACKPCGPSSKSNKEHSRCYSDCVFSYSENNVSLSFDYNSLGSVGTLMNGPSFTTKGTKYYHLFNISLCGGEGRRAVCTDNVTDISSADSQKETGEPANAVETLICQSTIIPSSGRGFHTALSSQSISLADTFLGATVALTLDGVKARPDLFPQTTNKVPDVNFFYRSLEVTSSCDKGRNVVVTLRCNPDRSTQGELTVPSPCPAGTCDGCTFHFLWESSGACPQCTSTNYHQIEGACKGGLQDTLYVWTEPKRCVGGVSLPEKKTWPCESMDFLVKMGATIGAFTAALLFSITCYFWKKNKRLEFKYSKLVMSSNKECELPGADSCAVMEGEENEGEMEDEVVYSKKTSLIRKLKAIASRGNGRSYENVQLNSSQSNGLVWG; encoded by the exons caTTTTCCTGTGAGGCGGGGGAGTTTCTGGAGATGTCTGCCCAGGAGTGTACTCAGTGTGCAGCAGGTACCTACTCTCTGGGCAGCGGTATTCGATTTGATGACTGGGAAACCATCCCCAGCGGGTTCAGCTccctagcaacttaccttgacaATGGTCCCCATGGAGACGACAGCACTACCTGCAACAG ttcgACGTGGTTTCCGCAGGGTAGTTACCTGGAGTCTAACAGAGATGAGTGTACTGTCTCTCTGATCTATGCTGTCCATCTGAAGAAACCGGGATCAGTCTCCTTTGACTACCAGTACCCAGACGGCAACCTCTTCTTTGAGTTCTTT ATCCAGAATGACCAGTGTCAGGAGATGGACCAGACTGCTGATAAGAAGTGGCTCAAGCTTACCAGTCACGGGGAGTGGGCCACACACACT GTGAATCTGAAGTCTGGCACTAACATCTTGTACTGGAGGACAGCAGGGATCCTGATTGGAGCTAAAGTAGTCAAACCTGTTCTGCTGAAGAACGTCCACATAGAGG GAGTGGCGTATGCGTCAGAGTGTTTCCCGTGTAAACCAGGGACGTTCAGCCAAACCCCAGGCTCCTCCTCATGTCAGCCCTGTCCCAGAGACACCCACTCTGGCCACGGAGCCAGCTCCTGTACCCCCTGCAACACCACAACACTCTATGCAC cgGAGGGGTCAGCTGAGTGCAAAGCGAGACCACCATGCTCCAAGAAGGATTACTTTCAGATACACACCCCCTGTGACCTTGAGGGCAAG ACACAGGTGACCTACAGGTGGGTGGAGCCTCAAATCTGTCTGGTGGACGTGGCCGGGGCTGAAACACTGCCCCCCTCTGGTGACCGTGAGCCCTGCCCACCGTGCAACCCTGGTTTCTATAACAACGACACTGCTACCTGCTCTCCCTGCCCCCCCGGGACATTCTCTGATGGGGTCAAAG cGTGTGAGTCGTGTCCTGCGGGTACTGAGCCTGCTGTAGGTTATCAGTATAAGTGGTGGAACGTCCTTCCAGCCAGCATGAAGACATCCTGCTTCAATGTGGGCAACTCCAAGTGTGACGGCATGAATG GTTGGGAGGTGGCAGGGGATCATATCCGTAGTGGAGCAGGGGGCTCTGATAACGACTACCTCATCCTCAACCTCCATGTACCTGGCTTTAA gcctCCTACATCAGCAACAGGTGGTGCGGGGACAGAGTTTGGCCGTATCAGCTTTGAGTTTGAGATGGTGTGTTCAGCTGACTGTGAGCTGTACTTTATGATG GATGTAAACAGGAAGAGTACAAGGGTGGTGGCGTCATGGGAGGGCAGTAAGGTCAGACAGTCCTACACACACATTATGACCAAGAACGCCTCTGTGTCATACACCTGGGCCTTCCAGAGGACCAACCAGGCCTCTGAC gtgCGTCAGAACGTGAACAACGTGGCAAGTATCTACTCCATCTCAGTGAGTAATGCTGTAGACGGTGTGTCGTCGGAGTGTCGGACCTGTgccctcctctcccaaccctccgGCTCGCTGTGTGtgccctgccctccaggacattacATACACACCAGCCAGTGCACCGAGTGCCCTCCCAACACACACCTCACCTCACACAGCACCCTGGGCCCAGAGGCCTGCAAACCCTGTGGACCATCCAGCAAGAGCAACAAG gaGCACAGCAGGTGCTACAGTGACTGTGTGTTCTCCTACTCTGAGAACAACGTGTCTCTGAGTTTTGACTACAATTCCCTGGGCTCTGTTGGAACACTGATGAACGGACCCAGTTTTACCACCAAAGGAACCAAATACTACCACCTTTTCAACATCAGCCTCTGTGGaggagag GGTAGAAGGGCTGTGTGTACAGACAACGTGACTGACATTTCCAGCGCCGATTCTCAGAAAGAGACAGGGGAACCAGCCAATGCGGTGGAGACATTAATCTGTCAATCAACCATTATCCCCTCCAGTGGGCGGGGCTTCCACACAGCACTATCCTCTCAGTCCATCAGCCTAGCAGACACCTTTCTGG GAGCGACAGTGGCCTTGACTCTGGATGGAGTCAAGGCAAGACCAGACCTGTTCCCACAGACCACCAACAAAGTCCCTGACGTCAACTTCTTCTACCG TTCTCTGGAGGTGACCTCATCATGTGATAAAGGTCGTAACGTGGTGGTGACGCTTCGCTGTAACCCGGATAGAAGCACACAGGGAGAACTCACAGTACCCAG TCCGTGTCCGGCGGGGACATGTGATGGCTGTACCTTCCACTTCCTGTGGGAGAGCTCAGGGGCGTGTCCTCAGTGCACATCCACAAACTACCACCAGATAGAGGGAGCCTGCAAGGGAGGACTACAG gacACTCTGTATGTGTGGACTGAGCCAAAGCGGTGTGTAGGAGGGGTGTCCCTCCCGGAGAAGAAGACCTGGCCGTGTGAGAGCATGGACTTCTTGGTAAAGATGGGGGCGACAATAGGCGCCTTCACCGCCGCACTGCTCTTCTCCATCACCTGCTATTTCTGGAAGAAGAACAAGAG GCTGGAGTTTAAGTACTCGAAGCTGGTAATGTCGTCCAATAAGGAGTGTGAACTGCCGGGGGCGGATAGCTGTGctgtgatggagggagaggagaacgagggagagatggaggatgaggtgGTCTACTCCAAAAAAACATCCCTGATACGCAAACTCAAAGCCATCGCATCTAGG GGAAACGGGAGAAGCTATGAAAATGTCCAGTTGAACTCCTCACAGTCAAACGGGTTGGTGTGGGGGTga